TACTGAAAGAGGGAGGTTCCAGCCGGCGTGCCGTTGTTGAGAAGCTGGTCGAGTCGATGGGAGGAACGATTGAGGCCTTCTACTACGCCTTCGGCGAGACCGATCTCTACGTGATTGCCGATCTCCCGGACAACGAGAGCATGGCGGCAGTCGCTCTGTTGGTCGCTGCCAGCGGAGCGATCGCGATCAAGACGACGGTGCTGCTCACCCCCGAAGAAGTGGACGAAGCGGTGAAGAAGACGCCGGTCTATCGCCCACCCGGACAGTAGACAAAGGACGGTGTGGGCACATGAATGGCCGTCCCAACAGGCTGCCTTTCGAAGAGCCGTGCGCGGAACCCCCGCCGTCGGCTTCGTAACACCGGCCGGCGGCGGGGAACTCACGAGCCTTGGGGCCTATGCGTATCAACGGACGGTGCTCTTCAGATTTGGAATTCAGGGAGCCGCACATTGCTCCTTGCAGGCATAGCCAGGATATAATTATCCACACGGCTTTGATCTTCCCAACGGTGCTTCCCCCGTCCAACACCGAAATCTTCCGATAAGCGAGGGAAATGTATGTCGAAGCACATAGGAATCGTCGCATGCAGCGCAGAAGGAGCAGCTCTTTGCTATCGCACCATCTGCATAGAAGGGGAACAATTCCTTGGGAAGCGATACGCCCACCCCGAGGTCACCATGCACACATTCCCCTTCAGCGAGTATATGCAACACATTGAGGCAGCGGATTGGCAAAGCGTAGCGGATCTCATGCTCGCCTCCGCCGAAAAGGTGGCCGGAGCAGGGGCTGATTTCGCCATATGCCCGGATAACACCATCCACCAGGCGTTCGAGCTTATGGCCGGGAAGTCCCCTATCCCCTGGCTCCACATCGCCGAAGAAGTGGCCCATGAGGCAAAGCGCAAGGGCTACACGTGCTTGGGAATCCTGGGGACTCGCTTCCTGATGGAATCCTCCGTCTACCCGGAGAAGCTAAGCGCCATGGATATCGCGTACAGAATCCCCGAGGCGGAGGATCGGGAGCGAATCAACGCGATCATCTTCGACGAGCTCGTGTACGGCCGGTTCTATCCTGAATCTCGCGCTTACTTCCATCAGGTCATCAGCGAATTCAAGAGCCAGGGATGCGACGCCGTTGTGCTCGGTTGTACGGAGATCCCCTTGCTGGTAACGCGAGAAGGCTCCCCCTTGCCGACCCTGGACTCTACGCGAATCCTGGCCAGGGCCGCCTTGCGGAGAGCCGTTCAGGCGACATCCGGGTGAGAACGGGGAACAGGCACTTTCCTCTGTGGCCGGATGAGTCGCCCGCCGGAGCGTGAAAATTCCTATCCCATACGGAGAACATAACACATGAAACTCGTGGATAAGATCGTGGAGGTGTCGAACAAGCCCCCTTCCTCGAAGAGACGATTGGCGGCGATCATTCCCCCCATTCTTGTCTTCTTCTTTTTCTTCCCCTCCTTGCTCTTCTTGATCCCAAACCTCGTTCTGGACAGGCGACTCAACCTGCCGACGCTTCCTGGCACTCCCATCAGGGTGGCAGTCGGTTCCATCCTGATCGCTCTAGGCGTCCTCTTCCTCCTCTGGACGATCAAGGCACAGAGGGAGATCGGAAAGGGAACGCCCATGCCGTTGATGGCCACGCAGAAACTCGTGGTACAAAAGCCCTACTCCTACTGTCGAAATCCGCTGGCCTTCGGGCTGATTAACTTCTATCTGGGTATCAGCATACTCATCGGTTCGATCAGTTCCATGATCATGGTGCTCCTCTTTTCCACGATCATCTTGTCGTACATCAAGCTCATTGAGGAGAAGGAGCTTGAGAGAAGATACGGAGACGAGTACATCGAATATAAAAAGAGGACACCTTTCATTATCCCCGGATTGAGGCGTGAGCACTGAGCGTTTGAAAGCCATAGGCGTGTCTTCGGGGTCCTTTGCGCGTTGGATTCCGTTCACCTCGCATACCAGAACCTGGAGGCCGGGCAGTGCTGGCGGGTTGTCTACAAGCATAGGGCCGCTGTCGTTAGACAACCTGGCCATAGCCTTGAAATCATAACCGTTTTCCAATAAGTGTCTGGCGATGGGGGATCAGAAGTATGGAAGCCGAATTCGATTATGGCGAGCCCTCGCCGCGCTATACTGGAATTGCGACTTTCATGCGCACGCCACTGGTTCGCGATCCGTCTGGGCTGGATATCGCGCTCATTGGTGTGCCCTTCGACGGCGGGGCAGAAAACCGGCCAGGTCAGCGTCACGGGCCACGCGAGATCCGCAACATGTCGAGCTTGATACGTACCACTCACCATGTCACCAGGGTTAACCCGTACAAGCTCTGTCGTATCGCCGACCTGGGCGACGTCCCAATTGCCAACGTATTTCATATCGAGGCGAGCCACGCCGATATCACAGAGTTTTACCGCAAAGTACACGCTGCAGGCGTGGTGCCACTGAGCGCGGGGGGCGACCATTCGATCAGCCTGCCCATCTTACGCGCCATTGCCGCGGATAGACCCGTTGGCATGGTGCATATCGACGCTCACACCGACACTTGTGACGAGGAATTGGGCTCTAAGTTCACCCATGGCACGCCCTTCCGACGGGCTGTCGAAGAGGGGCTCCTTGATCCCAAACGAACGGTGCAGATCGGAATCCGTGGTACCCAGAACTCAGAGGAGGGGTGGGATTTCTCTCTGGAATCCGGCATGCGCGTCATCTTCATGGAGGAATTTGCCAAGCTGGGTGTGGAGGCGGTGATCGCTGAGGCGCGGCGCGTGGTGGGGGATGGTCCTACTTACGTCTCCTTCGATGTAGACAGCCTCGACCCGGCATTCGCGCCTGGCACGGGGACACCCGAGGTTGGTGGGATGACCTCTCTCGAGGCACAAATGCTGTTGCGGGGCCTACGTGGCCTTGACCTGATCGGCGGCGACGTGGTCGAAGTATCGCCGCCTTTCGACCCCTCGGGAAACACAGCGCTCGTCGGCGCCACCATGATGTACGAGATCCTATGCATTTTGGCCGAAGCCGTCGTCCGACGAAGAGAGGCCACGGAGAAGATTATCTAACAGCGTGTCTGAAAATTTACCGGCAAGATGTCTGAGGGACCTCCCTCAACGACCAACTCCACAGGGGGAGGTGTGGAGGGGGCCTCCCCTCCACGGAAATCCCACTTTTCCAGCCTGCACCTGCCTCTCTCGGTCCTTCCCGAAGGGTCCGGGCCGAGGCTGGGCAGATCGAAGACAAAAGAAGGGCTTTTTCCGGAGGGCCTCTCCACAGCAGAAGCAACGGCATTTTTCAGACACACTCTAACAGCTCGCTGAAACCGCCCTGCCAAGCGCATCAGGCGTATCACGCCCTGGACTGAGGAATTTCTTCGATGAGAAAAACGCCAAAAAATAGCGGCGAGCATATGCTCGCCGTTATTCTGAGAGCCCGGGAGGCGTGAACCAAAGCCGAGCCACCATCTATTTGCTGGGTTGATCGGGCTGGCCGCTGCAAAAAGGAGCGGATCCCTCGACGCCTCTACCGCATGGATCGCCAGCGGTCGGCCAGACTCTGCGATCGAGTGGCATCCCGGATCAGCGCCTTCGCGGAGGGCTTCGCCCAGGAAGGCGGCGGCACGTCATAGTCGAACCCCGGCAGGGTTCTGCGCTCGATCTTGCGCCCCAGCAAGTGCTCGATCCGATAGACCAGCGCCTCGTCGTCCGGGGTGACCAGCGTGATGGCATCGCCATCCGCCTCGGCGCGGGCCGTACGCCCGATCCGATGCACGTAATCCTCGGGGTGCTCCGGCACGTCGTAGTTGAGCACATGAGAGATGCCCTTCACATCCCACCCCCGAGCGGCGATATTCGTGGCGACCAGGACTCGATGCCTGCCAGATCGGAAGCCCTCCATGGCGGCGATTCGATCCCGCTGCTTGAAATCCCCATGGATGCACGCCGTGGCGATCCCGGCCTGACGCAGCTGCCGGGTCACGATATTGGCCTGCTGCTTGGTCCGGGTGAAGACCAGCATACTCTGGATCTCCATCTGTTCCAGCATGGCCACCAGAAGCTTCGTCTTAAGGTGCCTGGGCACCGGGTAAAGCGTCTGCTGGATCGCCTCGGGAGGACGGGCCAGATCGATCTTGATGTTCACCGGATCGCGTTGGAACTGGCGAGCCAGCGCCAGGATCGCCGGGGGCATCGTGGCTGAGAAGAGCATGGTCTGGCGTTGGCGAGGCATGCGGTTGACGATCCGCTTGATATCGGGCAGGAAGCCCATATCCAACATCCGGTCGGCCTCATCCAGCACGAGGACCTGCACGTCCTGGAAGCTCACGTTCCTGCGGCGCATATGGTCCATCAGGCGCCCCGGTGTGGCGACGACGATATCGACGCCCCGACGCAGTTGATCGGTTTGCTTCTTCATCCCGGCCCCGCCGTACACGGCTACGCCGCGCAATGAGGTGCGAGCGGTGAGCTTCCGGGCTTCCCCGGCGACCTGGATGGCCAGCTCACGAGTCGGCTCCAGGATCACGATGCGGGGGTTGCGGGTTCGGGCTGGCTCTCGCAGCAGGCGATCCAGCGCCGGCAGGAGAAAAGCCAACGTCTTGCCGGTGCCCGTCTGGGCGCAGCCGACGATATCGCGCTTTTGCAGGCCGGGCGGGATCGCCCGGGTCTGAATCGGTGTCGTCTCCTCATACCCTAGGGCGCTGATCGCCTCCTGTATAGGTCCGCTTAAATCTAATTCTGTAAAGTACATGGAACTCCTTTGATCTTCCTCACGTTCATGCAGGCATTTGACCTGCGGATTCGCGTTGGTTCGAGTGTTATAAAAAACCGCCCCGATTGCGTGAATCGGAGCGGTAAGGGATGCCAAACCGATTGACTTCACCAACGGTACCTGATTATACCCGCGAATGGGGCTGGTGTCAAAACGGATAGGAAGGGTAACCGAACGGATTCAAATGCGCTTGACCCCCCCACCCAGGGAAGGCACAACGGACACCGGGGTCGCCCCGCGGCATTTCCACCATTTTGGATACGCCATCGGTCAGGGGGCGAAATGGCCACAGATCAGGGGATGGATGTATACTTACCGAGAGGTCAGGGAGGGCCGTCGCGAGATCGGGCATCCGGGACAACACCAAACCATGGGGTAGATGATGACCAGACAGAAGATCACGTTCTTCCTCATCGTCGGATCGGCGGTAATCCTCGTGATCGTCGCCTCGGCCCTGCATGGATGGCCAGGGGAACCATCAGGACTTCCGAGCCGGGGTACGGCAGAGCCCACCGCCGAGGGGACGCCCTCTCCCGAGGCACTGGTCACCGAGATCCTCAGCGGTAAACGCACGTGGAACGGGCTCCAGATCGGGGTGATCAGCGTCGAAGAGGACGGGTGGCCGCTGGTGAAGGCGCAAAACCCATACAATGAGCCGCCAGCGCCCGGGAAGCGGATGTTGCTGGTCACCGTGCAGGTCGAGAAGGCGGAAGACGCGGACGATCAGCCGGTCTCCGTCGGGGCACAAGACTTCAAGGTAGTCGGCGAACGGGGCGTCGTCTACACCACGTACGGCAAGGAGACGAGATGTGGGGTGGTGCCCGATGAACTGGACGGGGTGGTGACGCCCGATCACCCGATCAGCGGCGCCATATGCGTGCAGGTACCGGAGGACGAGAAGGACCTCGTCCTGGTGTATGAGCCGTATGTCGGGGACAAGCCGGCGGTGTACATCCCCCTACCGCCGGGGAAATGAACGAGGAAGGTCGCTGGCCCGGCCGCCCGTCCGGAGCCTCGGCCCGATGAGGCGGCACAGGACACGAATAGCGAGGTTGCATATTGGCTTCGTACGATGACAAATATCGTCAGGAAGGCTACTACTGGGGTGTGCGCCCTTCGGCTCTGTGCTATCGGGTGCTGGCATTGATGCCCCCAGAACGGCCGTTGAGGTTATTGGACATCGGATGTGGCGAAGGTCGCAACGCCGTCTTCTTCGCCCGCAACGGCTATCAGGTCACGGCGTTCGACCTGTCGCCCGTAGGGGTCGAGAAGACCCGGCGGATGGCTCGGGAGGTGGGCGTCTCCCTGGAGGCGTTCACCGCCGATCTGTTGGAGTTCCGCCTGGAGGAGCCCTTCGATATCTTCTTCTCCACGGGCACGCTGCACTTCGTCCCCGAGGAGTTGCGAGCGGAGCTCCTCG
The DNA window shown above is from Chloroflexota bacterium and carries:
- a CDS encoding GYD domain-containing protein; the protein is MPKYLAQCNYVGEGIKGLLKEGGSSRRAVVEKLVESMGGTIEAFYYAFGETDLYVIADLPDNESMAAVALLVAASGAIAIKTTVLLTPEEVDEAVKKTPVYRPPGQ
- a CDS encoding amino acid racemase, coding for MSKHIGIVACSAEGAALCYRTICIEGEQFLGKRYAHPEVTMHTFPFSEYMQHIEAADWQSVADLMLASAEKVAGAGADFAICPDNTIHQAFELMAGKSPIPWLHIAEEVAHEAKRKGYTCLGILGTRFLMESSVYPEKLSAMDIAYRIPEAEDRERINAIIFDELVYGRFYPESRAYFHQVISEFKSQGCDAVVLGCTEIPLLVTREGSPLPTLDSTRILARAALRRAVQATSG
- a CDS encoding isoprenylcysteine carboxylmethyltransferase family protein — protein: MKLVDKIVEVSNKPPSSKRRLAAIIPPILVFFFFFPSLLFLIPNLVLDRRLNLPTLPGTPIRVAVGSILIALGVLFLLWTIKAQREIGKGTPMPLMATQKLVVQKPYSYCRNPLAFGLINFYLGISILIGSISSMIMVLLFSTIILSYIKLIEEKELERRYGDEYIEYKKRTPFIIPGLRREH
- the speB gene encoding agmatinase, yielding MEAEFDYGEPSPRYTGIATFMRTPLVRDPSGLDIALIGVPFDGGAENRPGQRHGPREIRNMSSLIRTTHHVTRVNPYKLCRIADLGDVPIANVFHIEASHADITEFYRKVHAAGVVPLSAGGDHSISLPILRAIAADRPVGMVHIDAHTDTCDEELGSKFTHGTPFRRAVEEGLLDPKRTVQIGIRGTQNSEEGWDFSLESGMRVIFMEEFAKLGVEAVIAEARRVVGDGPTYVSFDVDSLDPAFAPGTGTPEVGGMTSLEAQMLLRGLRGLDLIGGDVVEVSPPFDPSGNTALVGATMMYEILCILAEAVVRRREATEKII
- a CDS encoding DEAD/DEAH box helicase, translated to MYFTELDLSGPIQEAISALGYEETTPIQTRAIPPGLQKRDIVGCAQTGTGKTLAFLLPALDRLLREPARTRNPRIVILEPTRELAIQVAGEARKLTARTSLRGVAVYGGAGMKKQTDQLRRGVDIVVATPGRLMDHMRRRNVSFQDVQVLVLDEADRMLDMGFLPDIKRIVNRMPRQRQTMLFSATMPPAILALARQFQRDPVNIKIDLARPPEAIQQTLYPVPRHLKTKLLVAMLEQMEIQSMLVFTRTKQQANIVTRQLRQAGIATACIHGDFKQRDRIAAMEGFRSGRHRVLVATNIAARGWDVKGISHVLNYDVPEHPEDYVHRIGRTARAEADGDAITLVTPDDEALVYRIEHLLGRKIERRTLPGFDYDVPPPSWAKPSAKALIRDATRSQSLADRWRSMR
- a CDS encoding DUF4352 domain-containing protein, with protein sequence MMTRQKITFFLIVGSAVILVIVASALHGWPGEPSGLPSRGTAEPTAEGTPSPEALVTEILSGKRTWNGLQIGVISVEEDGWPLVKAQNPYNEPPAPGKRMLLVTVQVEKAEDADDQPVSVGAQDFKVVGERGVVYTTYGKETRCGVVPDELDGVVTPDHPISGAICVQVPEDEKDLVLVYEPYVGDKPAVYIPLPPGK
- a CDS encoding methyltransferase domain-containing protein, with amino-acid sequence MASYDDKYRQEGYYWGVRPSALCYRVLALMPPERPLRLLDIGCGEGRNAVFFARNGYQVTAFDLSPVGVEKTRRMAREVGVSLEAFTADLLEFRLEEPFDIFFSTGTLHFVPEELRAELLDHYKQFTRPGGLHAFSVFVRKPFIAEAPDADEGTRLWISGELFTHYHDWKIEFCTEEIFDCTSGGIPHQHAVNRILARKILA